The DNA segment AACCGCGGAATCGTGAACAACATTACGCCTTCGACGCGCTGTTGGATGATCGGGTAAAACTCGTCACGCTCATGGGCAAAGCCGGCACCGGCAAAACCTTGCTCGCGATGGCGGCCGGTTTGAAACGCACGGTGCAGGATCGTGAATTTCGCCGCGTGGTGGTGGCGCGTCCCACCATCTCCATGGGCAAGGAGCTTGGCTTCCTGCCGGGTTCGCTGGAGGAAAAACTCGCGCCGTGGATGCAGCCGATTCATGACGCGCTCGAAATGTTGAGCGATCTCAACATGGGCCACGACCATCGTCGCGGCGGCGATTTGATGCGCAGTGGCAGCATCGTGGTGGAAGCGTTGAGTTACATTCGCGGGCGCAGCATCGCGAACCAGTTCATGATCATTGACGAGGCGCAAAACCTCACGCCGCTCGAAGTGAAAACCATCGTCACCCGCGTCGGCAACGGCACGAAGATCGTCTTCACTGGCGACCCGTATCAGATTGACAACCCTTACGTGGACAGCTCCTCGAACGGGTTCAACTACATCGTGAGTAAATTCCGTCCGCAATCGGTTGCCGCCCATGTGGAACTGCAAAAAGGCGAGCGTTCCGAACTGGCCGAACTGGCCGCGAACATTCTTTGAATCGGAGTTAGACCGCAGGTGGCGTTTCGCCGCGCTCGGCGAACCAGTGGCGTAAGAACACCAGATCGGCGGCGTCCTTTTCCCGATGCGTCACGGCTTTCATGCGCCACAGCAGGCGCGGCGAAGCAAACGGAATCGGCACGCCGTCCACTTCGCGAATGACGACATCCTTGGCCGCCTCGGCGTAGTCAATTCCTCCCGCGGACCGCATCAAATCCACCAGAATCTCGTCAGCCACGCGGATGACATTATATTGCTGAAGTTCGCCGGGTTGCAGTTCCCGAACCGCGTTATCCGGCAGCGTGGCGAGCGCGGCATAAACCTTCGCCTCATTTTCCCGATCCACCGCTACCATCAGGTCCACATCGGTGGTGAGACGAGCCAAGCCGGCGGAGATGATGGCGAAACCGCCGACGACCACATATTTTGCGCCGCGCTGGTTCAACTCCTGGCAGAGTTTTGCCAGATCCGCTTGAACGGGCGGGCGACTGACTAGATTTTCGGGAGGGTGGCCCGCGCTTGCATCTTGATCATCCATGCGTCCGCTTCCTCATGAGTTTTGAACCGATAAACGCCTTTGCGCGCCCAGCGATGTTTGAACGTCCGATGCAACTCAGACCCCAACACCTGCAACTTCATCCCCGCAGTCCACGCCTCGGGCGTGACTGTGCGCCGACCCACAAAACGGTCAATCTGCTCTTCGACGTTGATAAATGGCGGTTTCAAAGCGCAGTCAGAATAAGGCGGAAACTGTGGCCTCGCAAGGGGACTTCCACGGCACTTCAGGGCTGACGCATATCAGCTTGTGAGGATGCGTTTAAGGTAATCGGGGTCAATGGCAGCACGCATCAGCTTCCCTTTGATACTGCGTTTGCAAGTCTTGTCCCGCCGCAACAGGTTCACCGCCAGTCGCCGCGTAGCGGCCAGATTCTCGGCGGCGTGCCCGCTCCGGGCGCGGCTCTGATCTTCCCCAAACACCACGTCGAGCACCCAGTGCAGGCTGTTCTCTACGCCCCAGTGTCCGCGCACTGCGCGCGCAAACTGGGGCGCGTACGTAGTCGGCATCCGCTGCGATGATTTCCTTGGCCATGTTTTTCTGGCAGTGCCGCGCGTCGGCGGTGACGATGCACCTGGCCAGTTCCAGCGCCCGCAGTAATTCGGGCATGGCGGTGATTTCGTTGCGCTTGTTTTTAACTTTGCGTTGGCCCAACCGCAGGCCGCTTTCGGTGGCCCAGGCACTGACGATCACCCGCGGGTCCTCGCCCTGGTTGAGCGCGCGCCGCACGGTCTTGCCGTCCAGCGCGACCACTTTATCAGCGAGCGAAGTGGTTTAGCCCGCCCCCGCGCCGCTCGGGACCAAACCCTCTGCCGGCATGGTGATTTTGCGATCCGCCGAAAAAATCATCGTGTTTCCCGCCGCCGTTTCACTATGCTGGAAAACATTGATGGTTATGAGCAGCAAGAAGATGCTTCGGTTCGGGTTACCCAAGGGCAGTTTGCAGGAGGCCACCATTCAAAAGATGGCCAAGGCTGGTTGGAACATTTCCGTGAGCAGCCGTTCCTACCTGCCTTACGTGGATGATCCCGAGATGGAAATCCGGCTGATCCGCGCGCAGGAGATCAGCCGCTACGTCGAGCACGGCTACCTGGATTGCGGCATCACCGGACACGATTGGGTCGTGGAGAACGGCTCGAAAGTGCATGAGGTGGGCGAATTTTTGTTCAGCAAGGTTTCCCGGCGGCCAGCGCGCTGGGTGTTGTGCGTGCCGGAACATTCACCGGTCAAATCGGTGCGGGATTTGCAGGGCAAACGCATCGCCACGGAGGTGGTCAATCTGACCAAGCGTTACCTGAAAAAGCACGGAGTCAAAGCGGACGTGGAATTTTCCTGGGGCGCCACGGAAGTGAAGGCGCACGAACTGGTGGACGCAATTGTGGAGGTGACGGAAACGGGATCATCGCTGCGCGCCAACAACCTGCGCATTGTGGACGAGCTGCTCAGTTCCACCCCGCGCTTTATCGTGAATCGCGCCAGTTGGAAGGACCCGTGGAAGCGCGAGAAAATCCAAACGATGACCATGCTGCTCAAGGGCGCGCTGGATGCCGAGGCCAAGGTGGGACTCAAAATGAACCTCCGCGAGAAAGATCTGGCGGCGTTGCTCAAAAAACTGCCGGCGCTGCGGATGCCCACCATCTCCCAGCTCAGTCTGAAAGGCTGGGTGGCGGTGGAAACCATCATTGATCAACACGTCGTGCGGGAAATGATTCCGGCGCTTAAAGCCGCCGGCGCCGAGGGCATCATCGAGTATCCACTCAACAAAGTGGTTTACTAAAACCGCTCGCAGCCGCCAAAGCTGCGGAGCAGCGAGAGCCGGTAGCCTGCGGCGTCAATCGGGGGAAAGCGACGAGCTTGGAGCAAACCCCGGAGGGGCGACCGATTCAGGTGTGCGCCGCCGATTTTCTATTGCCCCTGCCGAGGCTGATGATTTCTCCGCCCAGCACCCGCAGCTCACGCTGGGGGCTACCTTCTACCGCGCCTCCGGCGCTCAAAAGATTTCCCTGCTGAATCTTCTCTTGTTTTTTAGTGAGTTGCTTCCGGTCCACTCCCGGATGCCAAATTGACCGCGTTCGCGCGTCCGCTACGTTGCGTCGTCATGGTTTTCTGTTTCGCTTTCGTGTGCTTCATGGTTGAAAATGATCCGCAATGAAAATCAAGTTTGATTTCGATGTCGCCATCCTCGGCGCGGGCAGCGCGGGATTTGCCGCCGCGCGAACCACCACGGCGGCCGGATTGAAAACCGCGCTGATTGAGGGCGGTCGCGAAGTTGGCGGGCTTTGTATCCTGCGCGGCTGCATGCCCAGCAAGGCGTTGCTCTACGCGGCGGAAGTGCGGCATCTGGCGCGCCACGGCGCCACGTGGGGGCTGCGCCCCGGACGGATTGATTTCGATTACAAAAAAGTCATGGCGCGCAAGACGGCGATGGTTGCGGATTTCGCCGGGTACCGTCGGCAACAACTGGAACGCGGCAAATTCAAATTCATCCGCGCCAACGCCAGATTTCTTGACGCGCATACGCTGGCACTAAATCCCCTCACCCCGTCCCTCTCCCCATCCGATGGGGAGAGCGTGGCCGTCCGGCCCAGTGAGAGGAAATCGCGCCGTCTCACGGCCCGATATTTCATCATCGGCACCGGATCCATCGTCGCGCCGCCACCATTGGCCGATCTCGAAATGGTGGGCTACCTCACCAGCGACCAAGCGTTGTCGCAAACCAAACTGCCTCCATCGCTGATCGTCCTGGGCGGTGGTGCGACGGCGTGCGAACTGGCGCAATTCTTCGCGCGCTTTGACGTGACCGTGACGCAAATCCAACGCAGCCCGCACATTCTGAAGCAGTTCGATCCGGACGCGAGCGCCGCCATCGAAACCGCTTTCCGTCGGGAAGGCATCAAACTGTTCACGAACACCAAGCTGTTGCGCGCCACCCGGCAGGGCCGGTTGAAGGTGATTGAATTTGAGCAGGCCGGAAAACGGCGGCGCGTGGCGGCGGCGGAAATTTTGCTGGCGCTGGGGCGCTCCCCCAACACGGCCACGCTGGGCTTGGAACAGGCGGGCGTCAAAACGAAAAACGGACGCATTATCGCCAACACCCGACAACAAACCGGCGCCCCGCACATCTACGTGGCCGGCGATTGCACCGGACCGCATGAGATTGTTCACATTGCCATTCAGCAGGGGGAAACGGCGGCGCACAACATCGTGAACGCGCGTCGCCCACGCACGATGGATTATCGCCTGCTCACCAGCGTGGTGTTCACCGATCCGCAGGTGGCATTCGTCGGACTGACCGAGACCGAAGCGATCGCGCGCAACATTCCCTTCCGCGTCGCCAGCTATCCATTTAATGACCACGGCAAATCGCTCATCATGGAGGCGCTGGATGGTTTTGTGAAACTGCTGGCGCATCCCAAGACCGGGGAAATCCTCGGCGGTTGTTGTGTCGGGCCGTCGGGTGGCGAGCTGATTCACGAAGTAATCGTGGCCATGGCCAAGCGCATGACGGTGCGGGAATTTGCGGCCACGCCGCACTATCATCCGACCCTTGCGGAAATCTGGACCTATCCAGCGGAGGAACTGGCGGAACAGATTCCAGCGCGGTAATCCTGTTGCTGCCAGGCCGCCGCACTTGAGATTTAGCGCATTTTAAGTATTCCTATAGCCGCCGACATGACGCAGCGGGTCTTCCAACCTCAAGCCATGCGTTGAGGTCAAACGGACGATCGCTCTTGGTTTGGGACGAGCATTTCCGCGACAGCGTTCCTGGACTGCGGCAGTCTTCTGCCGCTTTCCGATCGCGGGCCGATGATTCCAAAGCGACAGAAGACTGCCGCAGTCCAAAACCTCGCGGACAGAGTCGCCATTCCCCATCCGGACCCCACCTTCATGGGGTTACACTCGTTCGGTGCCACGGCTACAACTTTAATTAAACCGCTATAGAACCTGGAATGCTCGGTAGAAACCTTCTCATTAACACCGCGTTTCAACGCGGTGGCGGACGAGGTGCCGACCAGAAAAACCGTTTGAAACGGTTTTTCCAAGCTCCGCCGCCATTAACACCCCGCTAAAGCAGGGTGTTAATGAAAGGTTTCTACCGAGCAAGCCTGTAACCAAAGTCGGCCTGGGCCAACCCGGCTGCGGCGCGAAAAACCGCGAGGTCATGGAGTGCGGTGGCCCTCTACCGCTTTTGCTCCGCAGGCTCGCGCTGGGAAAGCGGCAGAGGGCTGCCGCAGTCCAAGACGCTGCCGCGCCGTTCGCCAGCGCCACGGCAAACCTGGCTTCGCTCATTTCGGTAACGCCCCCCAGCCTGACACGGAATCCCGAAGGGATTACTGATAGTAGCCCGGCGTTTCAACGCCGGGCTATTTTCAAACATCCCTCCGGGACAATATCCCAACCCTAAAACCATCTGGAAAGCTTGGGAAAGCGGGCCTACAGTTGCGGCAGAAAGCTTGGACCGAAGGTTATTCGTCACCGCGCGTCACATGCAAACACTCCAGCTCTCCGCCAGGTCCCGATTCAGTCGGGCCAGAGCGTGGTCTTTTCGCACCACGATAGTTCATCTTGCCTCGTTACTCGTGTATCCCTTGTCCATTTGCGGGTGTCATTTTCACGCCAGCGCGTTGGCCATCAGGGCTTGAAAACGATACCCTTCGACCTCGAACAACGTCTTGCCGCCCGCCTCGGGCCGTTGGCTGAGGCGTTGGCGAACCACGATCAATCTCCGTCCCGGCGGCTCCAGTTCCACTTCCTGCACCTCCAACGGCCCTGACGGAACGCATCAAAGAAGCGGCTCAAGGTGGATTGACTGGCCACCGCTTCAATGCCCAAGACCTGCACGATGGCCGGATCACTCTGCCACCACGCCACGCGCGAGAGTTGGTCCGCGCCGCACAGAATGCCGCCCACATAACCCGACGCCACGTCGGTCGGATCATAGGCATGGGGACTGGTGGGGGCGGGCGGCAAGACGGCGCGCAACTGGTGGCGGAAGCGTTTTTGATGCCGGAAATGCGACCACACGATCATGCCTCCGTGAGCGGTCAGTCGCTGATCGGTGCAGGAAATGCGAATGGACGAAGTGGCGTCTTTGGGGTCAAGGTTCAGGCGCACCGTTTGGTGCGCCTCCGGTTGAGGCGGTCGAGCCAGAGTTTTTTGCATAAATCCAAGCTCGCCAAACGGCGCTCACTTTTTCAACTGCATCGTTCCGGCTAAGGATTCGGGGTAAGTCGCCGGGCGTGGAGTTTTTTATTTACGCGAGCCGCATGAGACGACTAAGGTTCTGACTGGGTAGATACCGATAATGGATCGCTTCTTATGGCTACGAAACCAATTCCGCAAACTGAAATAACAAATCTCGTCCAGGGCCTGCATAAAATGGCCCGCAACCTGTGGTGGACCTGGGACCAGGAAGCCCAGGAATTGTTCCAGGAACTTTCACCGCGCGGTTGGACGACGCTGTATCACAATGCCGTCGCCATTTTGAAGGAGGTTTCGGATTACGAACTGCGCGTGCGTCTGCAGGACCCGACGTTCGCCAACAACGTTCGTTACGTGTTGAAGGATTTTGAGGATTACCTGAACGAAAAATACACCTGGGGTCGCAAGTACGCTCCGGCGTTACATGAGCATCCGGTGGCTTATTTCTCCGCGGAGTTCGGGCTGCACGAGACCATGCCGATCGCCGCCGGGGGGCTGGGCATGTTGGCGGGCGATCATACCAAGTCCGCGAGCGATCTGGACATCGGGTTTGTGGGGATCAGTCTGTTCTATCGCGAGGGCTATTTCCAACAGGCGATTGATCATAACAACTGGCAGACGGAGTATTATTCCCGGTTGAACCCCGAGAATCTGCCGATGGAGCCCGTGTTGGACGCGAAGGGTCAGCGGGTGGTCATCCAGGTCCGCATTGCGTTGTCGGATGTGAAGCTCTACGCGTGGCGGGTGAACGTCGGGCGGGTGCCGATTTTATTGCTGGACGCGGATCATCCGGATAACGAACAGCATTTCCGCGATCTGACCCGGCGGGTTTATGGCGGCGACAGCACCACGCGCATCATGCAGGAAATCATTTTGGGCGTGGGCGGCGTGCGCTTGCTGCGCGCTTTGAATATCGCGCCCTCGACCTTCCACATGAACGAGGGACACGCGGCGTTTCTGACCGTGGAATTGATCCGGGAAAAAATGGCGGCGGGCCTGGAATATGCCGCGGCATTAAACGCTTCGTCCCGGGAATGTATTTTCACGACGCACACGCCGGTGGAAGCGGGGCATGACCGGTTCAATTCCGAACTGGTCGCCTACGCCGCGCACACGCTCGGGGATCAGATCAAGTTGTCGCACGAGCAGTTCATGGGGTTGGGCCGCGTGAAGCCCGAGGATCCGCGCGAGCCGTTTTGCATGACGGTGCTGGCGCTGAAAATTTCCCGCGCCGCCAACGCGGTCAGCGAACTGCACGGGCAGGTGAGCCGCGAGATGTGGCATTGCCTCTATCCGAATCGGTCGGTGGATCAGGTGCCGATCGGGCATATTACCAATGGCGTTCACGTGGCTGGTTGGATGAAAGGCACGGTGCGCAAATTCTGGCGGCAACGGCTGATCCATCCGGAACCCGTGGCGGGCGGCGGCACGACGCGCTTTTGGAAAGCCAAGGCCGGTCACGATTGGGCGCGTGAAATCAATTCCCTGGATTTTTGGAAGAAGGTGGCCGATCCGGATTTTGTCAGCGATGAGGAGTTGTGGGCGCTGCGTTACAAACTGCGGCGCGAGCTCTTGGAATTCACCCGCCGCCGCTTGTTATTGCAGGCGCAACGCGTGACGCATGAGGATTTCATTGCGTTCGATTCCTTGCTCAATCCGGACGCGTTGACCATCGGTTTTGCGCGCCGCTTCGCAACCTACAAACGCGCGCCGCTGATTTTTGAGCAGTTCGATAACATCGTGAAACTGACGCGCGATGTGAAGCGCCCGATTCAGTTCGTCTTCGCGGGCAAGGCGCATCCACGCGATGACGCGGGGAAAGCGTTCATTCAAAAGATCATTCACCTCAGCAGGTACAGCGATCTGAAGGGCCGGCTGGTCTTCATTGAGAATTACGATGTGCATGTGGCGCGGCAAATGGTCTCCGGCTGCGACATCTGGTTGAACAATCCGCGGCGGCCTCTGGAGGCGTCGGGCACGAGCGGCATGAAGGCGGTTTGTCAGGGGTGCTTGAATTTCAGCATTCTCGATGGCTGGTGGCGCGAGGGGTATAATGGCGAAAACGGCTTCGCCATCGGCGCGGACTCGAATCCTTCCGATGTCAACCAGCAGGATCGTCAGGATAGCGCCAACCTGTACCAAACGCTGACCGAGCAGGTGATTCCGACGTTCTTCGATCGCGACGAGAACGGCATTCCGCATCGGTGGTTGCAAAAGATCCGCAACGCGATGGCCACATTGGTGGTGCAGTTCAGCACGGACCGGATGGTGCGTGATTACACGGAAAAATACTACCTGACCAAATAAGACTGAAAGGCTGGTTGACCGTCCGCTGCGGGCCGCGATAAGCGTTCGAGAGGTGGCCGGAGTTGAGGCTGCGGAATCATCCGTTCCAAATGAAAAATATGCGCCAGCGTGATTGCGTCTCAGGTTTCAACGCAAACGGCGGGTGGGGTGGCCACTGAAAATTGATGCCCACGGATATTAAATCTCTGACCCGGGACGAACTGGAAGCGCAGTTCGCCGCCTGGGCGCTACCCGGCTACCGCGTGAAGCAGGTCATGGACTGGCTTTACGTCAAGCGGGCCACCTCGTTCGAGGCAATGAGCAATCTGCCCAAGGCGCTCCGCGAGCAGTTGCAGCGGGAGTACACTTTGCAGACGCTGACGCTGGTGCGAAAGCAGGGCAGCCGCGACACCACGCAGAAATTTTTGTGGCGGCTGGCGGATCACGCTTTGATCGAGAGCGTTTTGATTCCGGCGAATCCCTCGCTCTATGGCGCGGCGAGTGATCGCCACACGCTATGTCTTTCCACGCAGGTTGGCTGCGCGCACGGTTGCAAATTCTGCGCGAGCGGTTTGAAAGGCTGGAAGCGGAATTTGCTGCCGCACGAAATGGTGGAGCAGGTTTTAGGCGTGGAACGATACTGCGCGGACGAGGCGGTTGCCGCGCCCGCCGTCACGTCAGGATCAGTTGCCGTTGAAGCGCCACCAGCGATATTGTCCCCCCGCAATCCCGGACGCGCATTCCCCAGCGAGCGGGCCGTGGACAACATTGTCGTGATGGGCATGGGCGAACCATTTGCCAATTACGATCAACTGATGAAAGCGCTGCGATTGTTGAATTCACCGTGGGGCGGACGGATCGGCGCGCGCAAGATCACTGTGTCCACCAGCGGCCTCGCGCCGCAGATCCGGCAGTTTGCCGACGAGCCGGAACAGTTTTCCCTCGCCGTCTCCCTGCATGGCGCCACGGACGCCGTGCGCGGCCAGATCATGCCGGTGAATCGCAAGTATCCGCTCCAGGAACTGGTCGCCGCGCTCGACTATTATCAGGCCAAGCGCGGGCGGATGATTACTTTTGAATACATTCTCATCGCTGGAGTGAACGACGCTTTGGATCAAGTGAAGCCATTGGCCGCGCTGGCCCGACGGCTCAAAGCCAAGGTGAATTTGATTCCTTACAACACCGTCGAGGGCTTGTCCTGGCAGCGTCCTTCCGATTCGGTTTGCGAGAAATTTCTACTGCTGCTCAAGGCGCAAAAAGTGGTTTGCACGTTGCGCCGGGAAAAGGGCCACGACATTGACGCGGCCTGCGGACAGTTGCGCTTGAAGACTGAACGCGAGTTGGAAACGGCCAAATCCTGACGCGCCAGCGCGCTTTCCCGGCGGTCCCCCCCCCGCAAATGTTCCCGGTAGTTCCCAGCCAGCGCCGGCAGCGCGGCTGGCGACTGGCCCGAATGAGTACTGGACGAGGCTGGATAATTTGGGTTTTTTAGGCGGCGTTCGCCATGAGTTGGCTCCAGAATTACGATCCACTCGGAAATACTTTTTTATCCACCATCGTGGCGGCGCTGCCGGTTGTGGTGTTGTTATCCGCGATTGCCTGGTGGCGAATCCGTGTGCATCTGGCGGCATTGGGCGGCTTGGTGGTGGCGTTGCTGATCGCGTTGTTCGTGTATCGAATGCCAGCCGTGGCGGCGGGCGCAACGACGCTGTATGGCGCCGCGTTTGGTTTGTTTCCCATCGGCTGGATTATTCTCAACGTCATTTTTTTGTATCAACTCACGGTGGAGCGCGGGTTGTTTGCCACGTTGCGAAACAGTCTGGCGCGGATTGCGCCCGATCCACGCATTCAACTGATTCTCATCGCGTTTTCTTTCGGCGCCTTCATCGAAGGCATGGCGGGCTTCGGCACGCCGGTAGCCATTACGGGCGCGATTCTGATTCAGCTTGGTTTCAAACCGTTGCAGGCCTCGGGCCTGGCGTTGATTGCCAACACCGCGCCGGTGGCGTTCGGTTCGCTGGGTATTCCCATCACCACATTGGAAGCCGTCTCCGGTCTGGATGCCAGACTGGTTTCGGCCATGATCGGTCGGCAGTTGCCGTTCTTCTCGCTGATTATTCCGTTTTGGATTGTGGCCGCCTTCGCCGGTTGGCGGGGCATGTGGGCGGTTTGGCCGGCCGCCTTGGTGGCTGGTGTTTCCTTCGCCGTACCGCAATTTCTGGTTTCCAACTTTCACGGGCCGTGGCTGGTGGACATCATTTCCGGCGCGTGTTCCATTGGCGCGACGGTTGGGTGGTTACGGGTTTGGCGGCCAAAGGAAATCATGCGCCTGCCGACGCCGGAAGGGACCGCGCCGCCGGAGGCAGCGGCGTCCGTGCCGCGTCGGGCGGTGGTGCGGGCGTGGTTGCCGTGGGTCATTCTGACCATGCTGTTGTTGCTTTGGGGCACGCCCCAGGTGAAAACATTTCTGGATCGGGTGGCCCCCTTCAAGTTTGCCGTGCCGGGGTTGCATCAGGTGGTCTCGCGGGTGCCGCCGGTCGCGCCACCGGACGCCAAACCCGAGGCGGCGATCTTCAATTTGAATCTCGGGTCAGCCACGGGCACGGGCATCTTGGTCGCCGCCATTTTATCCGGTTTATTGATGGGCTACTCGCCGCGCCGGTTGGTTTGGCAGTACGGCCGCACGTTTTGGCATATCCGTTTTTCCCTCCTCACCATCGCGGCCATGCTCGCGTTGGGCAATGTCACGAAGTATTCCGGCACGGACGCCACCCTCGGATTGGCCCTGGCGCGTACTGGTGTCTTGTACCCATTTTTTGGCACGTTGCTCGGCTGGTTGGGCGTGGCGCTGACCGGTTCCGATACCGCGTCCAACGTGCTCTTCGGCAGTTTGCAACGCATCACTGCCGAGCAGACGGGGGTGAGCGCGATTCTGATGGGCGCGGCCAACAGCGCCGGCGGGGTGATGGGGAAAATGGTGGATGCGCAAAGCATCGTCGTGGCCAGCACCGCCACGAATTGGTTCGGTCACGAAGGGAAGATTCTCCGCTTCGTGTTTATCCACAGCCTGGTGCTGGCGATTTTGATGGGGCTGTTGGTGTTGTTGCAAGCCTACGTCGCGCCCTTTACCAGCATGGTGGTGAAGTGAGCGCGCGCCTAGTTCAGACTGAACGTGCCGTCCGAGGCGCGCAGTGAAAGCGACTCGGGCAGCTTCTGCGGATTGATGCGAACCAACACTCGATGCACTCCCGCGCTCAAGTCCGCGGCGGATTCGCCGGGACCGCCGATCAGGCGTGAATCCACCCACAGGTCGCCCGAAGTGGTTTGAAGATTGAACGTCACTTTCCCGGCTTGCGGCAGGGTCAAATCAACCGCCGCCACCACTTCCAACAAACCGGCCCAACTCCGCTCCTGGTTGGCCGCCGCCAACGTGTCACGATTCAACTGACCCTTCACCAACGTGTAAACCGGCTGCCACATTTTATCCGTCAACGGCGCGGTCCACATGCGCCCGCTTTGGTTGTTTTGCTGGTCCATCGGGAGCACCGGATAAATCCACCAGCGCCGCGCCACGCCACCCTGACTCGCGTCAAATTCGCCGGGCTTGCCCAGTTGGGCGAGAAACGCGATCAAGTCCGCTTGTTCAGCGGCAGTCAGGGTGTCGAGTAATCCGCTGGGCATCAGCGAAATCGTTCCGTTCTGGCGATGCTCAATGTTGCGTTTCGCGATTCGCACTTCGGCATTCTGCAAATTGCGCAAGATCACTTCGTCCGGAGTTTCGCCCGCCAGCGTGCCGGTGAGGCTTTGCCCGTCGTCGGTGTCAATGTTCACCGAAGCGTATCCCTCCTTGATTTTGGCGCTTGGCAGCACGAGCGATTCAACGAGGTAATCCACCGGCGCACTGGCCCCGATGCTGGTCAGATCCGGACCGACCCGGCCCCCCGCACCGCCGATGGCATGACAGGTCAGGCACGCGAGGTCCTGACGGCGATAAATCAATTCGCCCCGCTGCGGATTACCTTGAGCCATGGCTCGGCTCGCGAGTTCGTGAATGGCTT comes from the Verrucomicrobiia bacterium genome and includes:
- a CDS encoding nucleotidyltransferase — protein: MDDQDASAGHPPENLVSRPPVQADLAKLCQELNQRGAKYVVVGGFAIISAGLARLTTDVDLMVAVDRENEAKVYAALATLPDNAVRELQPGELQQYNVIRVADEILVDLMRSAGGIDYAEAAKDVVIREVDGVPIPFASPRLLWRMKAVTHREKDAADLVFLRHWFAERGETPPAV
- a CDS encoding ISAs1 family transposase, with amino-acid sequence MPTTYAPQFARAVRGHWGVENSLHWVLDVVFGEDQSRARSGHAAENLAATRRLAVNLLRRDKTCKRSIKGKLMRAAIDPDYLKRILTS
- the hisG gene encoding ATP phosphoribosyltransferase — encoded protein: MSSKKMLRFGLPKGSLQEATIQKMAKAGWNISVSSRSYLPYVDDPEMEIRLIRAQEISRYVEHGYLDCGITGHDWVVENGSKVHEVGEFLFSKVSRRPARWVLCVPEHSPVKSVRDLQGKRIATEVVNLTKRYLKKHGVKADVEFSWGATEVKAHELVDAIVEVTETGSSLRANNLRIVDELLSSTPRFIVNRASWKDPWKREKIQTMTMLLKGALDAEAKVGLKMNLREKDLAALLKKLPALRMPTISQLSLKGWVAVETIIDQHVVREMIPALKAAGAEGIIEYPLNKVVY
- a CDS encoding NAD(P)/FAD-dependent oxidoreductase, which produces MKIKFDFDVAILGAGSAGFAAARTTTAAGLKTALIEGGREVGGLCILRGCMPSKALLYAAEVRHLARHGATWGLRPGRIDFDYKKVMARKTAMVADFAGYRRQQLERGKFKFIRANARFLDAHTLALNPLTPSLSPSDGESVAVRPSERKSRRLTARYFIIGTGSIVAPPPLADLEMVGYLTSDQALSQTKLPPSLIVLGGGATACELAQFFARFDVTVTQIQRSPHILKQFDPDASAAIETAFRREGIKLFTNTKLLRATRQGRLKVIEFEQAGKRRRVAAAEILLALGRSPNTATLGLEQAGVKTKNGRIIANTRQQTGAPHIYVAGDCTGPHEIVHIAIQQGETAAHNIVNARRPRTMDYRLLTSVVFTDPQVAFVGLTETEAIARNIPFRVASYPFNDHGKSLIMEALDGFVKLLAHPKTGEILGGCCVGPSGGELIHEVIVAMAKRMTVREFAATPHYHPTLAEIWTYPAEELAEQIPAR
- a CDS encoding transposase, with amino-acid sequence MQKTLARPPQPEAHQTVRLNLDPKDATSSIRISCTDQRLTAHGGMIVWSHFRHQKRFRHQLRAVLPPAPTSPHAYDPTDVASGYVGGILCGADQLSRVAWWQSDPAIVQVLGIEAVASQSTLSRFFDAFRQGRWRCRKWNWSRRDGD
- the glgP gene encoding alpha-glucan family phosphorylase — its product is MATKPIPQTEITNLVQGLHKMARNLWWTWDQEAQELFQELSPRGWTTLYHNAVAILKEVSDYELRVRLQDPTFANNVRYVLKDFEDYLNEKYTWGRKYAPALHEHPVAYFSAEFGLHETMPIAAGGLGMLAGDHTKSASDLDIGFVGISLFYREGYFQQAIDHNNWQTEYYSRLNPENLPMEPVLDAKGQRVVIQVRIALSDVKLYAWRVNVGRVPILLLDADHPDNEQHFRDLTRRVYGGDSTTRIMQEIILGVGGVRLLRALNIAPSTFHMNEGHAAFLTVELIREKMAAGLEYAAALNASSRECIFTTHTPVEAGHDRFNSELVAYAAHTLGDQIKLSHEQFMGLGRVKPEDPREPFCMTVLALKISRAANAVSELHGQVSREMWHCLYPNRSVDQVPIGHITNGVHVAGWMKGTVRKFWRQRLIHPEPVAGGGTTRFWKAKAGHDWAREINSLDFWKKVADPDFVSDEELWALRYKLRRELLEFTRRRLLLQAQRVTHEDFIAFDSLLNPDALTIGFARRFATYKRAPLIFEQFDNIVKLTRDVKRPIQFVFAGKAHPRDDAGKAFIQKIIHLSRYSDLKGRLVFIENYDVHVARQMVSGCDIWLNNPRRPLEASGTSGMKAVCQGCLNFSILDGWWREGYNGENGFAIGADSNPSDVNQQDRQDSANLYQTLTEQVIPTFFDRDENGIPHRWLQKIRNAMATLVVQFSTDRMVRDYTEKYYLTK
- a CDS encoding 23S rRNA (adenine(2503)-C(2))-methyltransferase RlmN; the encoded protein is MPTDIKSLTRDELEAQFAAWALPGYRVKQVMDWLYVKRATSFEAMSNLPKALREQLQREYTLQTLTLVRKQGSRDTTQKFLWRLADHALIESVLIPANPSLYGAASDRHTLCLSTQVGCAHGCKFCASGLKGWKRNLLPHEMVEQVLGVERYCADEAVAAPAVTSGSVAVEAPPAILSPRNPGRAFPSERAVDNIVVMGMGEPFANYDQLMKALRLLNSPWGGRIGARKITVSTSGLAPQIRQFADEPEQFSLAVSLHGATDAVRGQIMPVNRKYPLQELVAALDYYQAKRGRMITFEYILIAGVNDALDQVKPLAALARRLKAKVNLIPYNTVEGLSWQRPSDSVCEKFLLLLKAQKVVCTLRREKGHDIDAACGQLRLKTERELETAKS
- a CDS encoding L-lactate permease — protein: MSWLQNYDPLGNTFLSTIVAALPVVVLLSAIAWWRIRVHLAALGGLVVALLIALFVYRMPAVAAGATTLYGAAFGLFPIGWIILNVIFLYQLTVERGLFATLRNSLARIAPDPRIQLILIAFSFGAFIEGMAGFGTPVAITGAILIQLGFKPLQASGLALIANTAPVAFGSLGIPITTLEAVSGLDARLVSAMIGRQLPFFSLIIPFWIVAAFAGWRGMWAVWPAALVAGVSFAVPQFLVSNFHGPWLVDIISGACSIGATVGWLRVWRPKEIMRLPTPEGTAPPEAAASVPRRAVVRAWLPWVILTMLLLLWGTPQVKTFLDRVAPFKFAVPGLHQVVSRVPPVAPPDAKPEAAIFNLNLGSATGTGILVAAILSGLLMGYSPRRLVWQYGRTFWHIRFSLLTIAAMLALGNVTKYSGTDATLGLALARTGVLYPFFGTLLGWLGVALTGSDTASNVLFGSLQRITAEQTGVSAILMGAANSAGGVMGKMVDAQSIVVASTATNWFGHEGKILRFVFIHSLVLAILMGLLVLLQAYVAPFTSMVVK